A window of Pseudobacteriovorax antillogorgiicola contains these coding sequences:
- a CDS encoding trypsin-like serine peptidase, with amino-acid sequence MSIKRKIWPFLSLLTISCMESSPSLLNNIYREDQSGLPSGNERRHDADQSELSWTVRNGSCSATLLNPQYLLTAAHCRPAVGELYTSGLAVGAGEENDIEVDEVLELNQDLDYTIARIRWPAGGPREGQQYPAYVATTVSDLWIDDRSNQGDLIFTVGFPDDKRSVWKATYAQGRAKRLAEGSLYYNIGVINGNSGGGIIKAENQMLIAVVKGGPSKFGTSDWDRSSKDQSQAWNFGTPAWLIYEASPLLRSLFPDGKNRSYEQEFKARSKIYVAVDEDGSDGFYLMASASLETQGLRACSGPDCDRVLAFEAIDGPAGRTFFRSKQRLVGSSFDLTLQAFNQGGEKIGERRIGVQK; translated from the coding sequence ATGTCGATCAAACGAAAAATATGGCCTTTCTTGTCACTATTAACGATCTCTTGTATGGAGTCATCTCCAAGCCTTCTCAATAATATTTATCGAGAAGACCAAAGTGGGCTTCCTAGCGGGAACGAACGTCGGCATGATGCGGATCAGAGTGAATTGTCTTGGACAGTTCGCAATGGTAGCTGTTCAGCGACGCTACTCAACCCACAATACTTATTAACAGCTGCTCATTGTAGACCCGCAGTCGGCGAACTCTATACCTCCGGGCTCGCTGTAGGAGCAGGTGAAGAGAACGATATCGAGGTCGACGAAGTTCTGGAATTGAATCAGGATCTCGATTACACCATCGCTAGGATTCGATGGCCAGCTGGAGGCCCTCGCGAAGGGCAACAATACCCCGCGTATGTTGCAACCACAGTTTCAGATCTATGGATCGACGATCGCTCGAATCAGGGTGACTTGATTTTCACTGTCGGTTTTCCAGACGACAAGCGCTCTGTATGGAAGGCCACCTATGCCCAGGGGCGCGCGAAGCGCCTTGCAGAAGGCTCACTTTACTACAATATTGGAGTCATCAACGGCAACTCTGGTGGAGGTATTATTAAGGCAGAGAATCAAATGCTGATCGCAGTTGTTAAGGGTGGTCCAAGTAAATTTGGAACCAGTGATTGGGATCGATCAAGCAAAGATCAGTCGCAAGCTTGGAATTTTGGGACCCCGGCGTGGTTGATATACGAGGCATCTCCTCTGTTGAGAAGCCTTTTTCCCGATGGAAAAAATAGATCCTATGAACAGGAATTCAAGGCCAGGTCAAAGATCTACGTCGCTGTTGATGAAGATGGAAGTGATGGCTTCTATCTAATGGCTTCAGCGTCCCTTGAAACCCAAGGTTTAAGGGCATGCTCTGGCCCGGATTGCGATCGAGTTTTGGCGTTTGAAGCTATCGATGGTCCGGCAGGTCGAACCTTCTTTAGGTCTAAGCAAAGGCTTGTTGGCAGCAGTTTTGATTTGACTCTGCAAGCTTTCAATCAAGGGGGAGAGAAAATTGGAGAGCGCCGCATAGGAGTGCAAAAATGA
- a CDS encoding PilZ domain-containing protein, producing the protein MKFNYSGRGTLACVKVIELGQISHRYPIEAVFDRLAQIQAILRDSCNRHGGLYSGDISTTFYTFFGWDASTTQDPLEHTHAAFKWAQYVQNYLAQEIAGHDTEAPLILLRIGLNTGYYHIHRDVEQSFQSLVTDDFPLIDQSTDLCGINGIILNEKLLRALAQHGVKLQHLHKLKEKFPHHANLLTFYEYNAVSPDTNLNKKVITCVKDSLNRRETKRWPCEHSQFEIKDLQTDDSFSISNLSVDGLEVVGNQPKTTGSFFKFCFVSNEESIIQELVANDLNLVEAQVRWQRHDGQFYRIGLRIENVTLSDREEIVRILLFPGKKGSLLSLTAS; encoded by the coding sequence ATGAAATTTAATTATAGCGGAAGGGGGACCCTTGCTTGCGTCAAGGTCATAGAGTTGGGTCAGATTTCTCATCGTTATCCTATAGAAGCCGTATTCGATCGTTTGGCCCAGATTCAGGCAATTCTTCGAGACTCTTGCAATCGCCATGGAGGCTTATATTCTGGTGATATTAGCACCACCTTCTACACATTTTTTGGCTGGGACGCTAGCACTACACAAGACCCTTTAGAGCACACCCATGCGGCATTTAAATGGGCACAGTATGTTCAAAATTACTTGGCTCAGGAAATCGCTGGTCATGATACAGAAGCCCCACTCATTCTCTTAAGAATCGGTCTGAATACTGGCTACTACCATATTCATCGAGACGTTGAGCAAAGCTTTCAATCGCTTGTTACGGATGATTTTCCCTTGATAGACCAGTCCACCGATCTTTGTGGGATCAATGGAATTATCCTAAATGAAAAACTACTCCGAGCATTAGCGCAGCATGGTGTGAAACTCCAGCATCTTCACAAACTCAAGGAGAAGTTCCCCCACCACGCTAACCTCTTAACCTTTTATGAGTATAATGCGGTCTCACCAGACACGAACCTAAACAAAAAGGTCATCACTTGTGTCAAAGATAGTCTTAATCGACGAGAAACAAAGCGCTGGCCCTGCGAACATAGCCAGTTCGAAATCAAAGACCTCCAAACTGATGACTCATTTTCAATCAGCAATTTATCGGTTGATGGCTTGGAAGTGGTAGGAAATCAACCGAAAACAACTGGATCTTTTTTCAAATTTTGCTTCGTAAGCAATGAAGAATCGATCATTCAAGAACTCGTTGCAAATGACTTAAATCTGGTCGAAGCCCAAGTCCGTTGGCAAAGACATGATGGTCAATTTTACCGCATTGGTTTAAGAATTGAAAACGTAACTCTCAGTGACCGGGAAGAAATCGTCAGAATATTGCTATTTCCCGGAAAGAAGGGCTCTCTTCTGAGCTTAACTGCCTCCTGA
- a CDS encoding NAD(P)-binding domain-containing protein, whose translation MLKLYYILTEYLWVFGVGFFVYLALRGVKSREKHEKVAKKKWKDAVEKKMDEPMTLHPEIDPNLCSGCGACVTACPEGEILKLIHHKAKLIEPTKCVGHGACEVACPLDAIKLVFGTKTRGMQLPRISPYYETNVGGLYIAGELGGMGLIRNAVKQGKLAAEHACSKVSPGKAEYDVLVVGAGPAGLAASLTCAEKKKKYICLEQNKFGGTIYNFPKQKVVMSHPLEFPLAGMVKFPRNKVSKEEILAVWGGLRKKYNLQIKENAKFINLKKKNGIFHVETNNGIITASKVIMAMGVRGSPRKLGLKGEESTKVTYNLLDPDQYQKCDIAVVGGGNAAVEAAQYLAKSRLQNRVYLLVRGPQLDRCNEDNQNIIFDMAKKKKVVMCFDTVVSEIYEDYLIVDRQGQRLRLQNDFLFIFAGAELPFKFLESLGVVIDTKYGEAVKTG comes from the coding sequence ATGCTTAAGCTGTACTATATTTTGACAGAATATCTTTGGGTATTTGGAGTTGGATTCTTTGTCTACCTAGCCCTTCGTGGTGTCAAAAGCCGGGAAAAGCACGAAAAGGTAGCAAAAAAGAAGTGGAAAGATGCGGTTGAGAAGAAGATGGATGAGCCTATGACTCTCCATCCAGAGATCGACCCCAACCTATGCAGTGGTTGTGGAGCCTGTGTCACGGCCTGCCCTGAAGGGGAAATCCTAAAACTCATCCATCACAAGGCTAAGCTTATAGAACCTACTAAATGTGTGGGGCATGGAGCCTGTGAGGTGGCCTGCCCTCTCGATGCCATCAAACTCGTCTTCGGAACCAAGACGCGGGGGATGCAACTCCCTAGGATCAGCCCTTATTATGAGACCAATGTCGGTGGTCTTTATATCGCGGGCGAGCTTGGAGGCATGGGGCTAATCAGAAATGCCGTTAAGCAAGGCAAACTTGCTGCAGAGCATGCCTGCTCAAAAGTTTCTCCAGGTAAAGCTGAATATGATGTCCTCGTTGTTGGAGCAGGGCCAGCGGGACTTGCAGCGTCTCTGACCTGCGCAGAAAAAAAGAAAAAGTATATTTGCCTTGAGCAGAATAAATTTGGGGGGACGATCTATAACTTTCCAAAGCAGAAAGTTGTTATGTCTCACCCTCTCGAATTTCCCCTTGCGGGGATGGTAAAGTTTCCTAGAAACAAAGTCTCAAAAGAAGAAATCTTGGCTGTCTGGGGAGGACTTCGTAAGAAGTACAATTTGCAGATCAAAGAGAATGCAAAGTTTATAAATTTGAAGAAGAAAAACGGCATATTCCATGTGGAAACCAACAATGGAATCATCACGGCTAGCAAGGTGATTATGGCAATGGGAGTTCGAGGAAGTCCCCGAAAACTCGGCTTAAAGGGCGAGGAAAGTACGAAGGTAACGTACAATCTTCTCGATCCAGATCAGTATCAGAAGTGTGATATCGCAGTTGTTGGTGGGGGTAACGCGGCGGTTGAGGCCGCTCAGTACCTAGCCAAGAGTCGGCTTCAGAATAGAGTGTATCTTCTAGTTAGAGGTCCGCAACTCGATCGCTGTAACGAAGACAATCAGAACATCATCTTTGACATGGCGAAGAAAAAGAAGGTGGTGATGTGCTTTGATACAGTCGTATCCGAAATTTATGAAGATTATTTAATAGTAGATCGTCAAGGGCAAAGGCTTCGCCTTCAAAACGA
- a CDS encoding response regulator yields MDFEIEIKREFLLEARELVEQAEEAFLDFERNHSDLTVIDNIFRLFHTLKGSGFTAGFDQLGNFTHKLENILSALKSREINVTPELCNTLIQSNDILSDWISDLQDDIDYFNPKAEALETELKSFLSESSSAPVSEVQKPSQAFGMFDDDEDSSENESFAAPQIIVPTPIKSTAIGRVLVVDDEPDIRELIQMYLEEINLEIITAGNGQEGLDFFKSGNKPDLVLSDLRMPQMDGLQFIGKLREIEPDIPVIFISGAAEREDIISFIELGAFNFIEKPITRQLLLHQVKNALSFRKTQESITKVSMLNFKVHMACYQLVRTKDQEKKAKLENEILALLEQISELNNEMINYKNLSVA; encoded by the coding sequence ATGGATTTTGAAATCGAAATTAAGAGAGAATTTCTCCTTGAAGCCCGAGAACTGGTTGAACAAGCCGAGGAGGCATTTCTTGACTTCGAACGCAACCACTCAGACCTGACGGTGATTGACAATATTTTTCGCTTGTTCCACACCCTTAAGGGATCCGGGTTTACCGCGGGATTTGACCAGCTCGGCAACTTTACTCACAAACTCGAAAACATCCTGTCGGCCTTGAAATCGCGGGAAATCAATGTCACTCCTGAGCTGTGTAACACTCTCATCCAATCAAACGACATCCTATCAGACTGGATTAGTGATCTTCAGGATGATATCGACTACTTCAACCCTAAAGCAGAGGCCCTGGAGACGGAGCTAAAATCATTCCTCTCTGAGTCCAGCTCTGCACCAGTCAGTGAGGTCCAAAAGCCCTCACAAGCATTTGGAATGTTTGACGATGATGAGGATTCAAGCGAAAACGAAAGCTTTGCTGCTCCACAAATTATCGTTCCAACTCCGATCAAGAGCACAGCCATTGGTCGAGTTCTTGTTGTCGACGACGAGCCTGATATTAGAGAATTGATCCAAATGTATCTGGAAGAAATAAATCTGGAGATCATCACTGCTGGCAACGGCCAGGAAGGATTAGACTTCTTTAAATCTGGAAACAAACCAGACCTAGTTCTATCTGACCTTCGCATGCCCCAGATGGACGGCCTACAGTTTATTGGTAAGCTGCGAGAAATAGAGCCTGATATACCAGTTATTTTTATATCGGGTGCTGCGGAACGAGAGGATATTATCAGCTTTATCGAGCTTGGTGCCTTCAACTTCATCGAAAAACCAATCACTCGCCAGCTATTGCTTCATCAGGTAAAAAACGCCCTATCGTTTCGCAAGACTCAAGAGAGTATCACCAAAGTCTCTATGCTAAACTTTAAAGTCCATATGGCCTGTTACCAATTAGTTCGAACCAAAGACCAAGAGAAAAAAGCCAAGCTAGAAAACGAAATTCTTGCCTTACTCGAGCAAATATCCGAACTTAATAATGAAATGATTAACTATAAGAATCTAAGCGTCGCTTAA